Within Bdellovibrionales bacterium, the genomic segment ACACTTCAACTAAATCCGCCCCAACAAGCCGCTTTATTTTTAGCGCCCGAAGTATGCGCTGAGTTTCATAAGAAGTAAGACCACCGACAACTGGGGTCCCCGTTCCCGGAGCATAAGCAGGATCCAAACAGTCAATATCGAAACTGATATAAGTCGGAGATGAGTCAAAAACCGGAAGCCGATTCAAAAAAGTGTCTAGAGACTCTTTCCTGATATCGTCCACGGTGACAATATTCATCTTATGCTTTGTCACAAAGCTGAGATCACTTTCGTTGGCCAGCGGACCTCGAATTCCTAAATGCAAAGACCTGCTCACATCAATAAGACCCTCTTCGATAGCGTGACGAACAAAAGAGCCATGGTGGTACTCGCAATCCCAGGCAGCCGGATAGGTATCCAAGTGAGCATCGAAATGAATCAAAGCTATTTTTTCACCTGCGTTCCTTCTCACAACTCTGAGAAGAGGCAAAGTGATTGAGTGATCTCCTCCAACAGCTATAAATCGCTTTTTTCCTCCGACCAACGAACTGAAATAGTCTTCAATTTTATGATAGGTCTGCTTTTGGTCGATGGGGACTGTTGGGCAATCGCCGACATCAGCGACACGCAATCGATCAAACACATTCAAGGATCGAGACCAATTAAATCCCCTTCCCAGTGAGGACGCCTCCCGAATGCGCGATGGCGCGAATCGACTTCCTGGCCTATATGACACGCCGCCATCGTATGGAACTCCCACCATCGCCACATCAAAATCTTCGGAAGGAGAAACAACTGGCAGCCTAAAAAACGTCTTAATTCCAGAGAATCGTGGTTGTTCTCGTCCGCTCATCGGTTTAAAATCCATAGCTAAAATACTCCCCTTTGGCGACCTACCCACCACTCAATAGAACCATCTTTTGTTTTTCCGAGTCCAAACTTTTCCCTGTTATCATTTTGCATATCATGCTTTGTCAATTTTGGCCTTCGTTTTTGCACCACCTCACGAACCCTTCCGGTCCATTCGACTCCATTTAACTCATAGACAAGCCAAACCAAATCCTGAATCTCAGCTTCACCTTTGGAAGAAGTCAAAAATTCAAATTCAATTAGCCAATGCCCCCCCAGCTCACGAAGTTCAACCCTCTCCCAACGAGTTCCTGGCTCCCTGATAGGAAGATCTTGGACACTTTTCCAAACCCCATTAGAAATCGTAATGCGATCAAATGTGAGTGAGATTTTATAGGATCCCTTCGAGAGGTCACAATTGAGGCGTGACAAGGCCCGCAAGCCACATTTCGCCCCGTGTTTATCAAACTCCTTTGCCGCCAGACCCC encodes:
- the speB gene encoding agmatinase, giving the protein MDFKPMSGREQPRFSGIKTFFRLPVVSPSEDFDVAMVGVPYDGGVSYRPGSRFAPSRIREASSLGRGFNWSRSLNVFDRLRVADVGDCPTVPIDQKQTYHKIEDYFSSLVGGKKRFIAVGGDHSITLPLLRVVRRNAGEKIALIHFDAHLDTYPAAWDCEYHHGSFVRHAIEEGLIDVSRSLHLGIRGPLANESDLSFVTKHKMNIVTVDDIRKESLDTFLNRLPVFDSSPTYISFDIDCLDPAYAPGTGTPVVGGLTSYETQRILRALKIKRLVGADLVEVSPQYDSSEITCLAGVDVLFECLCLMAEQN